The Sulfurihydrogenibium azorense Az-Fu1 genome contains the following window.
CTCTTCCAGTTCTGCTTCTTGCAGCTTCAACAAGCCATCTTAAAGCAAGAGAGATCTGTCTTCTTGGTGGTACTTCCATTGGTACTTGGTAAGTAGCTCCTCCAACTCTTCTTGGTCTTACTTCTAAAATTGGCTTTATGTTTTCAATTGCTTTGTATAACGCTTCCAATGGCTGCTCACCAGTTTTTTCCGCTAAGATTTTCATTGCACCGTAAACGATCTTTTCTGCAACAGATTTTTTACCATCAACCATAACCTTATTAATAAGCTTATGTACTAATACATCTCTATAGATCGGATCAGGCATTATTTCTCTTGGTTTTACAGGTCCTTTTCTTGGCATTTTTTACCTCTCCTTTTTAATTACTTTTTCTTCCCAGCAACTGCAGCTTGACCTGGTTTAGGTCTTTTAGCACCGTACTTAGAACGAGATTGTTTTCTATCTTTAACACCAGCAGCATCAAGAGCACCACGTATTATTTTGTACCTTACTCCAGGTAAGTCCTTAACCCTTCCACCTCTAACTAATACGATAGAGTGTTCTTGTAAGTTGTGTCCTATTCCTGGAATATAACACGTAACTTCGATACCGTTAGATAACCTAACCCTTGCA
Protein-coding sequences here:
- the rpsG gene encoding 30S ribosomal protein S7, which encodes MPRKGPVKPREIMPDPIYRDVLVHKLINKVMVDGKKSVAEKIVYGAMKILAEKTGEQPLEALYKAIENIKPILEVRPRRVGGATYQVPMEVPPRRQISLALRWLVEAARSRTGRGNYTMLEKLSNELFDAYNNKGNAVKKKEDTHRMAEANKAFSHYKW
- the rpsL gene encoding 30S ribosomal protein S12; the encoded protein is MPTINQLVRKGREKIKKKSKAPALQGNPQKRGVCVRVYTTTPKKPNSALRKVARVRLSNGIEVTCYIPGIGHNLQEHSIVLVRGGRVKDLPGVRYKIIRGALDAAGVKDRKQSRSKYGAKRPKPGQAAVAGKKK